A genome region from Proteus vulgaris includes the following:
- the murA gene encoding UDP-N-acetylglucosamine 1-carboxyvinyltransferase, with translation MDKFRVQGPTCLSGEVSISGAKNAALPILFAAILAEEPVELTNVPKLKDIDTTIKLLNRLGTNVERNGSVFVDARNINEFCAPYELVKTMRASIWALGPLVARFGQGQVSLPGGCAIGARPVDLHITGLEQLGAEITLDEGYVKARVDGRLKGAHIVMDKVSVGATITIMTAAVLAEGKTIIENAAREPEIEDTANFLNTLGAKISGAGTDSITIEGVERLGGGTYQILPDRIETGTFLVAAAISRGRVVCRNAKPDTLDAVLAKLREAGADIEVGEDWISLDMHGKRPKAVTLRTAPHPGFPTDMQAQFSLLNLVAEGAGMITETIFENRFMHIPELIRMGAHAEIESNTVLCHGVEKLSGAQVMATDLRASASLVLAGCIAEGTTIVDRIYHIDRGYENIEAKLQGLGAKIERLHAND, from the coding sequence ATGGATAAATTTAGAGTACAAGGACCAACCTGTTTATCAGGTGAGGTCTCTATTTCAGGCGCAAAAAATGCCGCATTACCAATCCTGTTCGCTGCGATCCTTGCCGAAGAGCCAGTAGAATTAACGAATGTTCCTAAATTAAAAGATATCGATACAACGATTAAGTTACTTAATCGCTTAGGAACTAATGTTGAACGTAATGGCTCTGTTTTCGTTGATGCTCGTAACATTAATGAATTTTGCGCTCCTTACGAGTTAGTAAAAACCATGCGTGCTTCTATCTGGGCTTTAGGTCCGCTGGTGGCGCGTTTTGGTCAAGGTCAGGTTTCTTTACCGGGTGGTTGTGCCATTGGTGCTCGTCCTGTTGATCTTCATATTACAGGTTTAGAGCAATTAGGTGCTGAGATCACACTGGATGAAGGTTATGTAAAAGCACGCGTTGATGGGCGTTTAAAAGGCGCACATATTGTCATGGATAAAGTGAGTGTGGGCGCGACTATTACGATTATGACTGCTGCGGTATTAGCTGAAGGTAAAACTATCATTGAAAATGCGGCAAGAGAGCCTGAAATTGAAGATACAGCAAACTTTCTCAATACATTAGGCGCCAAAATCAGTGGAGCAGGTACTGATAGCATTACTATTGAAGGCGTAGAGCGCCTTGGCGGCGGTACTTATCAAATCCTACCAGATCGTATTGAAACGGGAACTTTCTTAGTTGCTGCTGCGATTTCTCGTGGTCGAGTTGTTTGTCGTAATGCTAAACCAGACACATTAGATGCGGTGTTGGCAAAATTACGTGAAGCTGGCGCAGATATTGAAGTAGGCGAAGATTGGATAAGCCTTGATATGCATGGTAAACGCCCTAAAGCAGTCACATTGCGTACAGCCCCACATCCCGGTTTTCCAACGGATATGCAAGCACAATTTAGCCTTTTAAACCTAGTGGCTGAAGGTGCTGGGATGATCACTGAAACTATTTTTGAAAATCGTTTTATGCACATTCCTGAGCTAATTCGTATGGGTGCTCATGCTGAAATCGAAAGTAATACTGTGTTATGCCACGGTGTTGAAAAACTTTCAGGTGCACAAGTGATGGCAACGGATTTACGTGCTTCTGCAAGTTTAGTCCTTGCGGGGTGTATCGCTGAAGGTACAACCATTGTTGATCGTATTTATCATATCGATCGTGGATATGAGAATATTGAAGCTAAATTACAAGGATTAGGGGCAAAAATAGAACGTTTGCACGCTAATGACTAA
- a CDS encoding CPCC family cysteine-rich protein, translated as MIEKRSCHLPLEVSCVACHYLVFKDKDEAFFEICPVCGWQNDGTKEGQYSGCNHSTLADYRNTESFKESCLQSATFYMKAPY; from the coding sequence TTGATAGAGAAACGCAGTTGTCATCTTCCATTAGAAGTGAGTTGTGTTGCGTGTCATTATCTTGTTTTCAAAGATAAAGATGAGGCATTTTTTGAGATTTGTCCTGTATGTGGTTGGCAAAATGATGGTACTAAAGAAGGACAATATAGTGGCTGTAATCACAGTACCTTAGCGGATTATCGCAATACCGAAAGCTTTAAAGAAAGCTGCTTACAAAGTGCGACGTTTTATATGAAAGCTCCCTACTAG
- the degS gene encoding outer membrane-stress sensor serine endopeptidase DegS — protein sequence MLAKLLRSTLIGLLTAAILLIAVPSIRPIFIERLLNGDFLNAPFSYNTAVRRAAPAVVNVYSSTMGSFSQEGRELTSLGAGVIMDGRGYILTNQHVINNADQILIALQNGDLYEGLLVGSDPLTDLAVLKIDANKLPTIPINTKRISHVGDVVLAIGNPFNIGQTITQGIISATGRVGLSPTRYQNFLQTDASINEGNSGGALINTEGELVGINTMTFDSGTYNGYRPTAEGLGFAIPTELAVKIMNKLIRDGRVIRGFIGITAKELPRIRSSNTDIKQIQGLRIFRITPNGPADKAGIKTGDIILSINHAPATSAMEMMDYIAETPPGTALPVTILREGNEISVDVTISEYQPES from the coding sequence ATGTTAGCTAAGTTACTGCGATCAACCCTAATTGGTCTTCTCACAGCAGCAATTCTTTTGATTGCAGTTCCTTCAATTCGCCCTATTTTTATTGAGCGCCTACTTAATGGCGATTTTCTTAATGCGCCTTTTAGCTATAACACAGCAGTGCGACGAGCAGCCCCTGCAGTTGTTAATGTTTATAGCAGTACAATGGGGAGCTTTTCTCAAGAAGGTAGAGAGCTAACATCTTTAGGTGCTGGTGTCATTATGGATGGTCGTGGTTATATTCTGACGAATCAACATGTTATTAATAATGCTGATCAGATCCTTATCGCGCTCCAAAATGGTGATCTTTATGAAGGCTTGCTTGTTGGATCCGATCCTTTAACCGATCTTGCGGTTTTAAAAATTGATGCCAATAAACTTCCTACGATCCCAATTAATACTAAACGGATCTCTCATGTTGGTGATGTTGTACTGGCTATTGGTAACCCATTTAATATTGGACAAACTATTACACAAGGGATCATCAGTGCCACGGGGCGTGTTGGATTGAGCCCAACCCGTTACCAAAATTTCCTACAAACAGATGCCTCAATTAATGAAGGTAACTCTGGTGGTGCCCTCATTAATACTGAAGGTGAACTAGTAGGTATTAATACCATGACATTTGACTCAGGAACCTATAACGGATACCGCCCTACGGCAGAAGGGTTAGGCTTCGCCATTCCGACCGAACTTGCCGTTAAAATTATGAATAAGCTAATTCGTGATGGTCGTGTTATCCGTGGCTTTATTGGTATTACAGCAAAAGAATTACCACGAATTCGCTCATCCAATACAGATATTAAGCAAATTCAAGGATTACGTATTTTTAGGATCACACCCAATGGACCAGCAGATAAAGCAGGAATAAAAACAGGCGATATCATCCTAAGTATTAATCATGCACCAGCAACTTCCGCGATGGAAATGATGGATTACATTGCAGAAACCCCCCCAGGTACAGCATTACCTGTCACGATATTACGAGAAGGTAATGAGATCAGTGTTGATGTAACTATTTCTGAATACCAACCTGAATCATAA
- the degQ gene encoding serine endoprotease DegQ, which yields MLTKKRKLLLSALAMSVGLSLSTIPATSMAALPAVMPSGEQLPSLAPMLEKVLPAVVSVHVSGTRVQSQQVPEEFKFFFGPNFPSQQQSIRPFEGLGSGVIIDAQKGYVLTNNHVVDGADKIQLQINDGREFSAKLIGSDPQTDIALLQIEKPTNLTAIKMADSDQLRVGDFAVAVGNPFGLGQTATSGIISALGRSGLNLEGLENFIQTDASINRGNSGGALVNLNGELIGINTAILAPGGGNIGIGFAIPSNMARDLSQQLISHGEVKRGILGIRGTEMNSDLAKSFNIDAQRGAFVSEVIPDSSAAKAGIKPGDVLISVDGKRINSFAELRAKVGTTPPGKEILIGLIRQGKPMDVKVTLEKQSADATRADNFSPALQGATLSNYVNKQVKAVAVDSVEKDSAAAASGLQKGDLIIGINNTPITSLGDLRKAIDAKPPVLALNIQRGNEEIYLLLRNTPR from the coding sequence ATGTTGACTAAAAAAAGAAAATTATTACTTAGTGCATTAGCAATGAGTGTCGGACTTTCACTCTCTACTATTCCAGCAACCAGTATGGCCGCGCTGCCTGCGGTTATGCCATCAGGCGAACAATTGCCAAGCCTTGCACCCATGTTAGAAAAAGTGTTACCTGCTGTTGTGAGTGTGCATGTTTCTGGAACACGAGTACAAAGCCAGCAGGTACCAGAAGAGTTCAAATTCTTCTTTGGTCCAAACTTCCCATCACAGCAACAAAGTATTCGTCCTTTTGAAGGCTTAGGCTCTGGTGTCATTATTGATGCACAAAAAGGCTACGTATTAACAAACAATCACGTTGTTGATGGTGCAGATAAAATTCAACTGCAAATTAATGATGGTCGTGAATTTAGTGCAAAATTAATTGGTAGCGATCCACAAACCGATATCGCATTACTGCAAATTGAAAAACCAACTAACTTAACCGCAATTAAAATGGCGGACTCTGACCAATTACGTGTTGGTGACTTTGCCGTTGCGGTAGGTAACCCATTTGGTTTAGGTCAAACAGCAACATCCGGCATTATTTCCGCATTAGGTCGTAGCGGTTTAAATCTGGAAGGTTTAGAGAACTTTATTCAGACCGATGCTTCAATTAACCGTGGTAACTCTGGTGGTGCCCTCGTTAACTTAAATGGTGAGTTAATCGGAATTAATACCGCTATTTTAGCGCCAGGCGGTGGCAACATCGGTATCGGCTTCGCAATCCCAAGTAATATGGCGCGTGATCTTAGCCAACAACTGATTTCTCATGGTGAAGTTAAACGTGGCATCTTAGGTATTCGTGGTACAGAAATGAATTCTGATCTGGCGAAATCCTTTAATATTGATGCACAACGCGGTGCTTTTGTTAGTGAAGTAATACCCGATTCATCCGCGGCAAAAGCAGGTATTAAACCAGGCGACGTTTTAATTTCAGTTGATGGTAAACGTATCAATAGCTTTGCGGAATTAAGAGCTAAAGTGGGTACAACACCGCCGGGTAAAGAGATCCTGATTGGCTTAATCCGTCAAGGCAAGCCAATGGATGTTAAAGTGACATTAGAGAAACAATCAGCAGATGCAACACGCGCAGATAATTTCTCTCCTGCACTACAAGGCGCTACATTAAGTAACTATGTGAATAAACAAGTGAAAGCCGTTGCTGTTGATTCAGTTGAGAAAGACTCCGCGGCTGCAGCATCTGGTTTACAGAAAGGCGATCTTATTATTGGTATCAATAATACGCCGATTACATCACTCGGTGATTTACGCAAAGCAATTGATGCTAAACCACCTGTTCTTGCATTGAATATTCAGCGTGGTAATGAAGAAATTTACCTGCTGTTACGCAATACACCGCGCTAA
- the zapG gene encoding Z-ring associated protein ZapG, producing MVWVYALIGLVVGLIIGALAMRYGNSTLRQQDAIKAELDTKKEELDNYRNELVSHFARSAELLDNMAKDYRQLYQHMAKSSNELMPDMPAQENPFNYRLSESEAANDQSPIKMPPRDYSEGASGLFRPTEKKDS from the coding sequence ATGGTTTGGGTTTATGCACTGATTGGATTAGTTGTCGGTCTTATTATCGGCGCGCTTGCAATGCGTTACGGTAACAGCACCCTTCGCCAACAAGATGCGATCAAAGCAGAATTAGACACAAAAAAAGAAGAACTGGACAATTATCGCAATGAGCTTGTCAGCCACTTTGCTAGAAGTGCTGAACTCTTAGATAATATGGCGAAAGATTACCGTCAGCTTTATCAACATATGGCAAAAAGCTCTAATGAGCTCATGCCCGATATGCCTGCTCAAGAAAACCCATTTAATTACCGATTAAGTGAATCAGAAGCAGCGAATGATCAATCTCCAATAAAAATGCCACCTCGTGATTACTCCGAAGGCGCATCTGGATTGTTCAGACCCACAGAGAAAAAAGACAGTTAA